In Thauera aromatica K172, one DNA window encodes the following:
- a CDS encoding type III pantothenate kinase, with amino-acid sequence MILLIDAGNTRVKWRVVAAAEPLQAVDEGALAHDRLAALTTALAAVRSRHPGLRRAFGCNVAGTEVAAAIARACAGLALDWLRPSAACGGVRNLYEAPARLGADRWAALIGAHRLHPHACLVVSAGTATTVDLLTADGDFLGGLILPGVELMQQALAHGTAQLPLAEGRFTPMPRRTVDAIRSGCLQAQAGAVERMFRQIAGEPQALCLLGGGAADSFAGLLEIPLRRVDNLALSGLGALAAAHDEH; translated from the coding sequence ATGATCCTGCTCATCGACGCCGGCAACACCCGCGTCAAGTGGCGCGTCGTCGCCGCCGCCGAGCCGCTGCAGGCGGTCGACGAAGGGGCGCTCGCGCACGACCGGCTCGCCGCCCTCACCACCGCACTCGCTGCCGTCCGCAGCCGCCATCCCGGCCTGCGGCGCGCGTTCGGCTGCAACGTCGCCGGCACCGAAGTCGCCGCCGCGATCGCCCGCGCCTGCGCCGGACTGGCCCTCGACTGGCTGCGTCCGAGCGCGGCATGCGGCGGCGTGCGCAACCTCTACGAGGCCCCGGCCCGGCTCGGCGCCGACCGCTGGGCCGCCCTCATCGGCGCCCACCGCCTGCACCCGCACGCCTGCCTCGTGGTGAGCGCCGGTACCGCGACCACAGTCGACCTGCTTACCGCCGACGGCGACTTCCTCGGCGGCCTGATCCTGCCCGGGGTCGAACTGATGCAGCAGGCCCTCGCCCACGGCACGGCCCAGCTGCCGCTGGCCGAAGGCCGCTTCACGCCGATGCCGCGGCGCACCGTCGACGCCATCCGCTCGGGTTGCCTGCAGGCCCAGGCCGGCGCCGTCGAGCGCATGTTCCGCCAGATCGCCGGCGAACCGCAGGCGCTGTGCCTGCTCGGCGGCGGCGCCGCCGACAGTTTCGCCGGGCTGCTCGAAATTCCGCTGCGCCGGGTGGACAACCTGGCGCTGTCCGGCCTCGGCGCGCTCGCTGCCGCACACGACGAACACTGA